CCTGAGCAAGAAGTTATATACGTCATCTTCGCTGTGCACATGGAGGTCATTATTTGAAAAGATGACTTCGATCCCAGCAAGAGGGATTTTCATCGCTTCATCATAGAACCTGAAATTAGACATATTATGACCTTAGTAAACACTTCATACATGATTTGGTGACATCAATGTCTACACTTTCCTCAGAAATACAAGAAATCATGGCTCAATCAAAGGGGGATCACTCACTCATCGAAATCCCTGAATTTATTGGCAAGGAATTGCTTGGCAGCACCTATCACAAGCTGAACTTCAGCTGTCATTGAAATGGAGCATCGATGCTCTAGGTAGAGCAGTGCAGATTCTGTGGTCATTGGCAAGCTTATGAGCAACTGACTGCAATGCCTCATGCAAGAAGGAACCTCAAATTTGTCAGCAGACATCAAGATGTCGAGCAGAAGACTGGGCTCAGTTGTCATCAACTTTCCGCTGTACATAAAGCTTAAAAGCTCCATGAAAGCATTTTCCTCTGTTCCAAGtagaataaaaacaaaaaaggcgCAAAGATTAAGGAAACAGTTCAACAAAGTAACAGAAAAATAATAGCTTTTTCGTAACTTAAGCTAAATGATTATTTCAGTTGACTATTGACTAGTATTGAGAAAAGCTCCATGAGGGactagccttttcttttagaataaatttcaaaaaaccACACATTTCGGGGCAACCTTCTCACGCAGGTaccacttttgctaatttgcccgaaaaaccacacttttaaaaaccacactttttcaGTCACAATGTAACAAGCCCGAAATGACGTGTTTAGGCGAGTTGACAGTTTTTCTTACAGGTcaggcccacatgtcaggcgACACATAGGACaacccgacccgacccgatAGCCCATTAAGCCCACATGACTCTTGGAGGACCTGCTTCCCCTGCTGATTCCGTCAGCGATGCGGCGCGCTCGCCCCCGATCTCGCGATGCCAGAGAAGATGGAGGCGATGGGGTCGGGTGGGGCTGGAGGAAGGCTGGGGCTAGAGGCAGCCCGCGGGAGGGGCTGGAGGCAGGCTGCGGGCGGGGTCAGGGGACAGGCTGCGGGCGAAGCTTGcgggccagcggcggcggcagctcgcGGGCAAGTAGCATGGATGGCCAGGTTCACGCCCTTGAGCACCTGCACCTTCACAAGCCCAACCAGATGCCCCAACATGGCGCCCCTCTCCCTGCTCTTCTCTTCCCCTCTGCCTCGCTCGCTCTCTCCGCGGTGGATTGGATTGAGGGATGAGGAATAAGTAATGGCGACCAGTTGCAGCAGACAACTGCTGCTCCTGCTAAATACTCCCCCGACGGAAGCATTTCTTTTAGGATGGGGCACTCGTCTCTAGGCCCGCGGAAGCAAACAAATACATTCTTCTCGTGTATCGGTGGGGCGAAGCTTGCGGGCAAGCAGTGCGGGGCGGCGCGTGCGGGCTGGCAGCTGGTGCATCCGGGGGTCCAGCCACGCCGGAGacagagaagaagatgatgacggATATAACGGGCTATCGGGTCAGGTTGGGTTTGTCCGACATGtcacctgacaggtgggcccgaCCTTTAAGGAAAACTGTCAAAATGCTTAAACACGTCATTTCGGGATTGTTGTTACATTGTGACtgaaaaagtgtggttttccGGGCAAATTATCAAAAGTGGTACCTGCGTGAGAAGGTTGCTCCGAAATGTGTGGTttcgtgaaatttactctttcttttatcacagaaaataaaatgcgGTGGCAGAAAATAGGAAACATACTATTTTATTTAGcataaatatttaaaatatAGAAAATAGAAACACAACCATAATAGCAAATTAGAATAAATTATAAGAGAAATGAGTGTTTCCCCTGAGCTATCACGTTACCTGAATCAGATATCCTAATTGTTGTTTGCGTCTGATCAGATTCTTTCATGCCATTTGAGAAAAGCTAAGAAGCATCAAGCTTATTAGAAACTTGAACTCTGTAGAACAAATGCATTTCACAAAGCTATCAAAATTACctttagaaagaaagaacttcTTGCAGCAAGTATCGCAGAATTGATATGAAGGGTCTTTACTCGTAAAACTGGTGTATCTGCCATGGTTGGGGAAGAGGCAATACGCTGTCTTTTATCACCTGCCAAAAACCAAGATAGGTGTAATAAAAGAACAACTGCAAATAGTAAATGGAACACAATAAAATCACTCTACTGATTGTTTCTGCTGTTAACATACTTGGAACATTCTGTTCTTCTAAGGTAAAGATTCATTTAATCAATCTTCAGATATAAGGTAAAATGTGTAAAATAATGTCATGGAACTTGAACAGTCCTTTGGCTGCACTAAGCATGCTTGTAGCTCACTGACTAAAGTAATGATAGATCTTACCACAACTCCACAAGGATCCTTTAGgattgaaaataataattatgaCATGTTTTTTCAGAAAAGCAAGAGTAGTTCATCAAAtaattatatttatttatcaaaATCCTAACTAGTCAACGCCACTTGAAATGATTTCTGACAAACTTGACCAAGAATTGCAAGATAAAGATTAgagttcaaaatcaacaaaagaCGATGACTAGAAGTTTTAGCTTTCAGCTGGCCTAGCATCTATCCAGTTTCCACATTTTCTTAGTTGTGCGCCTTTGTTCAGCGGATTGATTGCGTTTTACTTTTGCAGCAACAATGGATCTATATTGTTTGAACACCACTGCTACATCCGAATGTGTGACTAAGTATTTGGTGCCATTTAGGCTAATGATAACCTTCAATGttcaacacacacacacacacacacacacacacaatgaAACAGAGGTGAATAAAGACAATTGCAGACCAATGTTGATCTTAAATGCTTGAAATGTTGAACATGGAACATGGTTACAGAAACTGGAGAATTCAGGAGCTGGAGAGAGACCTTCCCTCCACAGCTCCTCTCCAAATGTtcaacacacacacaatgaAACAGAGGTGAATAAAGACAATGGCAGACTAATGTTGATCTTAAATACTTGAAATGTTGAACATGGAACATGGTTACGGAAACTGGAGAATTCAGGAGCTGGAGAGAGAGACCTTCCCTCCACAGCTCCTCTCTAAATACATGAAGGATCACACTTACTCATAGAATCaattttatttagaaaaaaaggaattagTGAAACAATTTCTTCATCGTTCAAAACACACATCCATCAAATCAATCTCACATTCTACAGTAACATGTGCttccaatttgttttttgagattcaaaatatAGCGATTGGAAGATTTTAGATATACAAATTTATACTCTGTTAAGTAAACTTCGTTTGAAGAAATTTAAAACCACTTATATTTATACCAAATAATATCATGTTCAAAATTCATGAAATCATCGCTTCCCCATTTCGCAGATCAATAACCACTACCCCTAATAGAAGGACCttaaagaaataaaattaGCTCAAGCATCAGCAAATGAGACACAAAACCCACCCACAAGTTAATGCCAGAGTCGTCTCAAACAACATATATCGGCAGCTAAATCCATCAGTGCCACGTACTATAGGAGCTGGAGAAGTATGGATGGCTAGGATAATAAGGAACCCCATGAGTTGATCTATGGTATCATTATTTCAACCATTTACTATTGAAGTTTATTTCTGCTTTTAGTGTTACCTTTTTACTTTCAACTTAGTCACATAAAGCTTTGTATCTGCATAAAAGGGGTGTCAATCAATCTATTCTGCCAAAGATTGGTTATATATcaatatacatatatactttGTTCTTCTGGATGCTTCAACTTTCCCCAATTTCTTTTGCTTGATCCCCACTCAAAACTATGTCAGATCCATCCAGGGTCTGACAATCAGACGGTGGAAAGAGAGGCAGTCAACGCACCTTTGTCCTTGCGGTGGCGCGTGCAGTCGGGGAGGAACCCTTCAGCGATGTCGTCACTGGCGACAACCTCTATCCGCAGCAGCCTGTCAGAGAATCTCTCTGAGTTGAACGCGAAATCGAAGCACTCCATCTTCATCTCCGCCTCAGCTGCTGCCGCCACAGACGACTCCCCGTCGGCGGCCATGCGCTCCGCCATCTCCGGAAGAGGAAGCAGACCGTGACCGTaaaccctagctagctggATTGGGGAAAAGTGGCCCTGGAAAATCTTGAAAGACCCGTGAGCTTTTCCGGCCCTGGGAAGTGGAGTACTAGCCAAGGTATAGGCACATCTTCCATCTTTGCACAAAAGGCAACAAATGGAAAAAATGGAAACCGGAAAGTAAAATTCATTCACAATTATTCAGGGGAACCCAGTTCTCACGTGTGCAGGATAGGCCCATTTGTCGGTGACCCGCAAGTTAGGTGACCCCGGTCCTCGACTTGCAAGATGTGCACGCATTCAACACTGGCGATCCTGAGGTCCTATTGAATGGAAATCATAGATCAATCCGTTGCCAATTGATTCAGACTTTGTTTTATCAAGAGCGGTGAAAGGCAAGCCCTAAGTTACCCAATTTAGACCATGCCACTCATTTCTCAAATAATAAATGACCATGTTGTGAACAAGTACTCAATTACAATTTCTAGTGGGAGCTTTCAAATCCAACAGGGATGCAATGACTAGActgtttgtttatttttttgaagtgCCATTGGTCTTCTGTTAAAATTAGGCCAacactttttcttttcttttttgtgatgATGAGAAAAGACATGATCCATGCTGTGCCAAGCCAACAACACTGAAGATGGCCTCAATCCCAACAAGAGGGAAGTTCATCAGTTCATGATAGAACCTGAAAAGAGATGAAACATGGCTTGACTACACTCCATACATGATTTTATGACAATAACATCTACACTTTTCTGAGAAAAGAAATGTGGCTCCTTCCAATGGGGATCACTCAGTATAATCCTTGAATTTGTTAGCAAGACATTCATTGGCTGAACCTATCAAACGCTGAATTTCAGCTAGCAGTGACATCGGTACAGGATGGTCTAGGTAGAGTAGTGCATATTCTGTGGTCATACGCAAGCTTGTGAGCAGCTGGCAGAAATGCCTCATGAAAGAAACAACTTCAAATTTGCCGGCAGTGTACAAGAGACTAACCATTTCATTATCAAAGGAAGTGAGACAAAAAAGAGTGGTAGAAActaaattttttaaatattCTCTATTATCAAGAGTCAagcttttattttaaaaatacaaaaaagtTGCAACGGAATTACAATAGCAAATTACAACGAAGAAGAATATTACATTTGAGTAATCACATTACCTGAATCAGCAATCCGAAGTGTTGGATGTTTCTGATCAGATTCTTCCATGCCATTTGAGAAAAGCTAAGAAGCATGAAGCTTATTAGAAAGAATGAATAAAATAGTGAATACTGAACAAAATGTATTTAATAACGGACTTCTTGCAGCAAGAATCGCTGAATTGATATAATCATCGTTAATCTTAAAACTGCTGTATCTACCATGTTCGAGGAAGAGTCGGTAATTTTTCCTTCATCTACTGCAAAATACCGGAACAAGAGAAATAAAGGagaaatagataaaagaagtAAAAGTGTAAAAGGTAC
This is a stretch of genomic DNA from Brachypodium distachyon strain Bd21 chromosome 1, Brachypodium_distachyon_v3.0, whole genome shotgun sequence. It encodes these proteins:
- the LOC100825455 gene encoding BTB/POZ domain-containing protein POB1 isoform X1; protein product: MRAHLASRGPGSPNLRVTDKWAYPAHGHFSPIQLARVYGHGLLPLPEMAERMAADGESSVAAAAEAEMKMECFDFAFNSERFSDRLLRIEVVASDDIAEGFLPDCTRHRKDKGDKRQRIASSPTMADTPVLRVKTLHINSAILAARSSFFLKLFSNGMKESDQTQTTIRISDSEENAFMELLSFMYSGKLMTTEPSLLLDILMSADKFEVPSCMRHCSQLLISLPMTTESALLYLEHRCSISMTAEVQLVIGAAKQFLANKFRDFDEFYDEAMKIPLAGIEVIFSNNDLHVHSEDDVYNFLLRWARAQYPESEERRKILSSRLLPLVRFSHMPGLALQEILMCTDTDIDHDQITKLVTEVLLQKGYPAQLEGALGAPAMVAERAYASKPMKMVAFDQPCRQVIVYWDLTFQECSRLFPSGEIYSHRFYLAGQEFCLVAACESDEENESHGFCIYLGISNKPEGSPDMTVDFEFSASKRSPRKFDDGSCSQHTFTDDPECAFKGLFCTPWLAFIADDSLFIDGVLHMRSDLAVVEQPQLQT
- the LOC100825455 gene encoding BTB/POZ domain-containing protein POB1 isoform X2, which encodes MAERMAADGESSVAAAAEAEMKMECFDFAFNSERFSDRLLRIEVVASDDIAEGFLPDCTRHRKDKGDKRQRIASSPTMADTPVLRVKTLHINSAILAARSSFFLKLFSNGMKESDQTQTTIRISDSEENAFMELLSFMYSGKLMTTEPSLLLDILMSADKFEVPSCMRHCSQLLISLPMTTESALLYLEHRCSISMTAEVQLVIGAAKQFLANKFRDFDEFYDEAMKIPLAGIEVIFSNNDLHVHSEDDVYNFLLRWARAQYPESEERRKILSSRLLPLVRFSHMPGLALQEILMCTDTDIDHDQITKLVTEVLLQKGYPAQLEGALGAPAMVAERAYASKPMKMVAFDQPCRQVIVYWDLTFQECSRLFPSGEIYSHRFYLAGQEFCLVAACESDEENESHGFCIYLGISNKPEGSPDMTVDFEFSASKRSPRKFDDGSCSQHTFTDDPECAFKGLFCTPWLAFIADDSLFIDGVLHMRSDLAVVEQPQLQT